In Candidatus Bathyarchaeia archaeon, the genomic stretch TCGATATCCTTCTAGAAACGTCTGCGTAGGGTTAAAGCATTGTGAATGTTGGGATAAACTCAAGGGATGTCTTGGCATCATTCAAATCCGTGAGAGCCTCCGTGTTACTGATCATGAGCAAACTTGAAAAGCTTACTTTTTAAATCTTCAAGGAAATCTTCAGCCTGCGCCAGCAACTTCTCTCCTCTTTCAGTTATGGCGTAGTATTTTCTTTTAGGGCCAAAGCTATGCTCCTGATTTTCCTTTAACATGACATAACCTTCTTGAACCAGCCGGTATAAGACTAGGTAAGAGGTTACTTTACCTGGGTTGAACCCAAAACGCCGTTTAATGCAACCCCTTATCTCATACCCGTATCGAGGCTTCTCTTTAAGTAGGCTTAGCACGTATATCCATAAGTTTTCAGTGGTCAATTTACGTTGAAACCTGTCCAATGCCATATAACAAACTCTCCGCCAACTTAATTTATAACCTCGCCATAAACCTTCATATGGGAGGACGCTTCCACGTTTATTCGCATCCTCCTAAAAGGCGTTTCCCTAAACCTCGCTGGGAAGGGATACCCCTTCGAATCGAATAATGTTCAATCGAACCGGCTTTGACCTCTACGATGTGCTCCATGTAAATAAATAAAAGTAATTAAACGTCATATTTAATTTCTTTAGGGAGGTTCGATGCGTAAAGAATATTTAATCCTTTTAACGGTCGCTTT encodes the following:
- a CDS encoding PadR family transcriptional regulator, producing MALDRFQRKLTTENLWIYVLSLLKEKPRYGYEIRGCIKRRFGFNPGKVTSYLVLYRLVQEGYVMLKENQEHSFGPKRKYYAITERGEKLLAQAEDFLEDLKSKLFKFAHDQ